Proteins found in one Zea mays cultivar B73 chromosome 1, Zm-B73-REFERENCE-NAM-5.0, whole genome shotgun sequence genomic segment:
- the LOC103634972 gene encoding isoflavone 2'-hydroxylase: MDVALSTIVFVIAVFIPALLTLVQRSRSRHAGHNPPPPPEPRAIPLVGHLHHLLRKKPLHRTLAHLAERHGDVLGLRFGSSRVAVVSSASVAQQCLVALDTSFGNRPRLPSARILSYEWSTMGHSNCGPYWRQARRTTSTEFSSVERVQHFADVHEQEARAMARRLCRVAHASGGRALVDVKSRLLEMLMNGLLDMLFKRTTSRSWSSDEKDEAVEVSEEARCFMAMAEETMELTLTVWDFLPPLARWLDVDAVGRRLQRLQANRTEFLQRLIEEHKEMEKGGQVTRRTLVGVMLELQDKDPEAYTDQLIRSLCVSALEAGTLSTGYTIEWVMSLLLNNPHIMKKARDEIDACVGEPKRLLDATDLPKLPYLRCIILETLRLYPVVPLLVPRESSTNCTVNGFNIAKGTMLLVNTFAIHRDPRTWDDPETFLPERFEDGSNQAGKTTTTTDLSFGMGRRRCPAENLGMQLAGIALGTMIQCFNWERVGTELVDMAEGSGLTMSKKVPLEAFCQPRASMVDLLANI, translated from the exons ATGGACGTTGCCTTAAGCACCATTGTGTTTGTCATCGCCGTTTTCATCCCGGCACTGCTGACGCTGGTGCAAAGAAGCCGTAGCCGGCACGCCGGCCATAACCCACCACCTCCGCCAGAGCCCAGAGCCATTCCCCTGGTCGGCCACCTCCACCACCTCCTGAGAAAGAAGCCACTCCACCGCACCCTCGCCCACCTCGCTGAGCGCCATGGAGACGTCCTGGGCCTCCGGTTCGGTTCCAGCCGAGTCGCAGTTGTGTCCTCTGCCTCAGTCGCCCAGCAGTGCCTTGTCGCACTGGACACCTCGTTCGGCAACCGTCCACGGCTGCCGTCCGCGAGGATCCTCTCCTATGAGTGGTCGACCATGGGCCATTCCAACTGCGGGCCGTACTGGCGCCAAGCTCGGCGCACCACCAGCACGGAGTTCTCCTCCGTGGAACGAgtgcagcacttcgctgatgtccACGAGCAGGAGGCGCGGGCCATGGCACGCCGCCTTTGTCGTGTGGCACATGCTTCTGGGGGACGCGCTCTTGTAGACGTCAAGTCGCGACTGTTGGAGATGCTAATGAACGGCTTACTGGACATGCTCTTCAAGAGGACAACCTCTCGGAGTTGGAG TAGTGACGAAAAGGACGAGGCCGTGGAAGTGAGCGAGGAGGCCCGATGCTTCATGGCCATGGCGGAGGAGACGATGGAGCTGACGCTGACGGTGTGGGACTTCCTGCCGCCACTGGCGCGGTGGCTGGACGTCGACGCGGTGGGCCGCCGGTTGCAGCGACTGCAAGCAAACAGGACGGAGTTTTTGCAGAGGTTGATCGAGGAACACAAGGAGATGGAGAAGGGCGGTCAAGTCACACGCAGGACGTTGGTCGGGGTGATGCTGGAGCTGCAGGACAAGGATCCCGAAGCCTACACGGATCAGCTCATCCGCTCCTTGTGTGTT AGTGCACTCGAAGCTGGGACGCTCAGTACAGGCTATACAATTGAGTGGGTGATGTCTCTCTTGCTAAACAACCCTCACATCATGAAGAAAGCTCGCGACGAAATTGACGCATGCGTCGGGGAACCCAAACGCCTACTGGACGCGACTGATCTCCCAAAGCTGCCGTACCTTCGATGCATCATCCTGGAGACGCTTCGGCTGTACCCTGTGGTACCCCTTCTAGTTCCTCGTGAATCATCTACCAACTGCACGGTCAACGGGTTTAATATCGCCAAAGGAACGATGCTTCTTGTGAATACGTTTGCTATCCATAGGGACCCTAGGACATGGGATGACCCAGAAACCTTCCTCCCGGAAAG GTTTGAGGATGGCAGTAACCAAGCagggaagacgacgacgacgaccgaTCTGTCGTTTGGCATGGGGAGACGACGCTGCCCAGCAGAGAACCTGGGGATGCAGTTGGCAGGCATTGCTTTGGGGACTATGATCCAGTGCTTCAACTGGGAACGAGTGGGCACGGAGCTTGTGGACATGGCTGAGGGCTCTGGCCTAACCATGTCAAAGAAGGTTCCTTTGGAGGCCTTCTGTCAACCTCGTGCTTCTATGGTCGATCTCCTTGCAAACATCTAG